GCCACAATCTTCTACTTCGTGTTACGACCGCTGTTTCGGCAGGCCAGACTGAGGGGTGGCGCCTGCTGCGCCACCTTCGGGGGGTGGACGGGATCGCGTCATGGAGGCCGTTGCCGCGTTACTACAAAAAGCCGGACCCCTGGGGTGGGTGATCCTGCTCTGCTCCGTTGCCGCCGCCGCCATCGCCCTGGAGCGCGCCTGGGTATTCCGCCGGGTGCGGTTGCAGGATCCCGGGCTGCTCCACGGCGTCCGGGAGAAGGCTGCCGCCGGAGACTTGGCCGGAGCCGCGTCCCTGGCGGGCCGGGAGCGCCACCCCCTGGCGGTGTCGCTGGCCCACGTGCTCGGCCGGGCCGACCGGGGCTGCTGCACGGGGCGGGCTGAACTGGAGAAGGCCGTTTCCCACACTGCCTCCCGCGAGGTACGGCGGTTGGAGCGTTTCCTCCCCACCCTGGCCCTCATCGCCCAGGTGGCGCCGCTCCTGGGGCTGCTGGGCACCGT
The DNA window shown above is from Thermodesulfobacteriota bacterium and carries:
- a CDS encoding MotA/TolQ/ExbB proton channel family protein; protein product: MEAVAALLQKAGPLGWVILLCSVAAAAIALERAWVFRRVRLQDPGLLHGVREKAAAGDLAGAASLAGRERHPLAVSLAHVLGRADRGCCTGRAELEKAVSHTASREVRRLERFLPTLALIAQVAPLLGLLGTVTGMIEAFRAIEALGGKVNASVLAGGIWEALLTTALGLAVAIPTTVVHNAFQGRVHALVADLKDEAGALFDLLEDGGRLSHGHGHAGREARGGA